In Pieris rapae chromosome 18, ilPieRapa1.1, whole genome shotgun sequence, one genomic interval encodes:
- the LOC110994513 gene encoding carboxypeptidase Q: MTNKYKIYIIIIVYCTSVCSYLIHNDNCDLDDALVKEIASYKNITDKIIKDIKNEFGSRMYNSFSEFIDKYGARLSGSKVLEDSIDHMVNITIGSGLNDVTTEEVEVPHWVRGIETLEMLQPRYKKLAIIGLGPSISTPSKGITAELLVVKTFKELDSLNEEDVQGKIILFDEHYTSYGETVIYRVQAASKAARKGAVASLIRSVTPYSLYTTHTGSQHYDNDVPRIPTAAITVEDSHLLRRLFISKNKIVLKLKMESTYDTQKSRNTIIDLKGAVDPDKYVIVSGHIDSWDVGQGAMDDGGGMMISWFAPVILNHFQLRPKRTVRAILWTAEEPGLVGAAQYLKRHIKELDKINFIMESDEGTFEPLGLEVGGSKDAVCIIAEILKLFTPIDKLKVSKNPGSDIVLFINKGIPGASLMNKNDKYFRYHHSEADTMDVENIDDVVNCAAFWAAVSYVIADISVDIPRH, encoded by the exons ATgacgaataaatataaaatttacataataataattgtttattgtacTTCTGTTTGttcttatttaatacataatgaCAATTGTGATTTGGACGACGCATTAGTTAAAGAAATTgcaagttataaaaatattacagacaAAATTATCAAGGACATTAAGAATGAATTTGGATCAAGAATGTATAATTC GTTTTCAGAATTTATTGACAAATACGGAGCACGACTATCCGGTAGTAAGGTTTTGGAAGATTCAATAGATCACATGGTTAACATTACTATTGGGTCCGGACTTAACGATGTTACTACCGAAGAAGTAGAG GTACCACACTGGGTGCGAGGTATTGAGACCTTAGAGATGCTACAACCTCGTTACAAAAAACTTGCAATCATCGGCCTAGGTCCATCAATTTCTACACCAAGTAAAGGCATTACAGCTGAATTACTGGTAGTCAAAACATTCAAAGAACTGGATAGTTTAAATGAAGAAGACGTTCAAGGCAAAATCATTTTGTTTGATGAGCACTATACTTCATATGGGGAAACCGTTATTTACAGGGTACAAGCTGCATCAAAAGCCGCCCGTAAGGGTGCGGTTGCTTCCCTCATACGAAGCGTCACTCCATATTCCTTATACACCACCCACACTGGTTCCCAACATTATGACAATGATGTCCCCAGAATACCAACAGCAGCTATAACGGTGGAGGATTCGCACTTACTTAGAAGATTATTCATTAGTAAGAATAAgattgttttaaagttaaagaTGGAAAGTACATATGATACGCAAAAGTCTCGAAATACGATCATAGATTTGAAAGGGGCTGTAGATCCTGATAAGTATGTTATAGTTTCTGGACATATAGATAGCTGGGATGTCGGGCAGGGTGCAATGGACGATGGTGGTGGTATGATGATAAGTTGGTTTGCTCCGGTCATACTAAACCACTTTCAACTTCGTCCCAAAAGAACTGTTCGTGCTATTTTATGGACTGCTGAGGAGCCGGGTTTAGTAGGTGCTgcccaatatttaaaacgtcATATTAAAGAActggataaaataaattttattatggaaTCTGATGAAGGAACATTTGAGCCATTAGGTTTAGAAGTAGGTGGGTCAAAAGATGCGGTGTGCATAATTGCTGAGATATTGAAGTTATTTACACCAATCGATAAGTTGAAGGTATCTAAAAATCCTGGTTCCGATATAGTACTGTTTATCAATAAAGGTATACCTGGTGCGTCGTTgatgaataaaaatgataaatattttcgcTATCATCATTCAGAAGCCGATACAATGGATGTGGAGAATATTGATGATGTCGTTAACTGTGCTGCATTTTGGGCTGCTGTATCTTATGTTATTGCTGATATATCCGTTGATATACCTCGCCATTGA
- the LOC110994510 gene encoding carboxypeptidase Q — MYSVGCFLILFIITICEPKFLPKTSDKCRALLGDDLINEISSYQNIKEDIFKYVLEGEFKSKTYDELEVFVDKFGSRMSGSQVLEDSIDYMIKLTQDEDLNDIVTEELEVPHWVREQEKITMLEPRSKNIAVLGLGRSISTPPEGVTSEVVVFSSFEEFDDAPIEDVEGKIVLFNAIYTTYGETASYRTQGAARAAEKGAVASLVRSITPFSINSPHTGSQYYSENVTKIPTAAITLEDADLINRFYNRGEKVVLNIKMQSSFETKTSRNTLIDLKGTKNPEKLVIVSGHIDSWDVGQGAMDDGGGLFVSWAAPIILKRLNLRPKRTVRAIFWTAEELGLIGASAYAEKHKNESHNINFIMESDEGTFAPRGLAVAGTPEARCIIAEILKLFESINASTLVETDSPGSDITVIVKDGVPGASLHNANENYFWFHHTEGDTMNVENPEELDLCTAFWTTVAYIIADISVDIPR, encoded by the exons ATGTATTCCGTCGGTTGCTTCCTTATActctttattataactatatgtGAGCCAAAATTCCTACCGAAAACTTCTGATAAATGTCGGGCTCTTTTGGGCGATGATTTAATAAACGAGATATCATCTTACCAAAATATAAAGGaagatatattcaaatatgtcCTGGAAGGAgagtttaaaagtaaaacttaTGATGA actcGAAGTATTTGTGGACAAGTTTGGATCACGGATGTCGGGGTCGCAGGTTTTGGAAGATTCTATTGATTATATGATCAAGCTGACCCAGGATGAGGATTTGAATGATATAGTTACTGAGGAGCTGGAG GTACCTCATTGGGTTAGAGAACAAGAAAAAATTACTATGTTGGAACCCAGGTCAAAGAATATTGCAGTATTAGGGCTTGGGAGAAGCATAAGCACTCCACCCGAAGGCGTAACATCCGAGGTTGTCGTGTTTTCCAGCTTTGAAGAGTTCGATGATGCTCCTATTGAAGATGTTGAAGGAAAAATAGTTCTATTTAATGCAATCTATACCACATATGGCGAAACTGCTTCATACAGAACGCAAGGAGCTGCAAGAGCAGCTGAAAAGGGAGCTGTTGCATCATTAGTTAGATCGATAACTCCATTTTCCATTAATTCACCTCACACTGGTTCACAGTACTATTCTGAAAATGTCACCAAAATCCCTACCGCGGCCATTACGTTAGAAGACGCAGATTTGATAAATAGATTCTATAACAGAGGCGAGAAAGTTGTactcaatataaaaatgcaaagCTCCTTTGAGACCAAAACATCTCGGAATACTCTTATAGACTTAAAAGGAACAAAGAACCCAGAAAAGCTCGTAATTGTTTCGGGTCACATTGATAGTTGGGACGTAGGCCAGGGTGCCATGGATGACGGTGGTGGCCTTTTTGTAAGTTGGGCTGCTCCTATCATTTTGAAAAGACTAAATTTAAGACCAAAAAGAACTGTTAGAGCAATATTTTGGACTGCTGAAGAATTGGGATTAATAGGTGCTTCTGCCTATGCCGAGAAACATAAAAACGAAAGCcacaatataaactttattatggAGTCTGATGAAGGAACATTTGCGCCACGAGGGCTTGCTGTAGCTGGAACTCCAGAGGCTCGTTGTATCATtgctgaaattttaaaattatttgaatcaaTAAATGCATCTACTCTCGTTGAAACTGACAGTCCTGGGTCTGATATAACTGTGATAGTTAAAGATGGTGTCCCAGGAGCCAGTCTCCACAATGCAAATGAAAACTACTTTTGGTTTCATCATACGGAAGGCGATACAATGAACGTAGAGAACCCTGAAGAACTTGATTTATGTACAGCATTTTGGACTACAGTTGCCTACATTATAGCTGACATTTCTGTTGATATACCacgataa
- the LOC110994504 gene encoding carboxypeptidase Q, with product MYSLCKVLFIILTSQVYASPRKKSYLEIKSCNIGHLAEEIASYDSVVRDIMDYVVSGPFKRKTYDELEKFVDKFGSRISGSQVLEDSIDYMIKLTQDEDFNDIVTEELEVPYWVREQEKITMLKPRPKNIAVLGLGKSISTPPEASYRKHGAARAAKKGAVASLVRSITPFSINSPHTGIQYYSDNVTKIPTAAITLEDADLINRFVTDNEQCNLESW from the exons atgtattcattgTGCAAAGTACTGTTTATAATTCTCACAAGTCAAGTGTATGCTTCACCAAGGAAGAAATcttatttggaaataaaatcGTGTAATATCGGTCATTTAGCGGAAGAAATTGCGTCTTATGATAGCGTAGTACGAGATATAATGGACTACGTTGTGTCCGGCCCGTTCAAAAGGAAAACCTATGATGA aCTCGAGAAATTTGTGGACAAGTTTGGATCTCGGATCTCGGGGTCGCAGGTGTTGGAAGATTCTATTGATTATATGATCAAGTTAACCCAGGATGAGGATTTCAATGATATAGTTACTGAGGAGCTGGAG GTTCCTTACTGGGTAAGAGAACAAGAAAAAATTACTATGTTGAAACCCAGGCCAAAGAATATTGCAGTATTAGGTCTCGGTAAAAGCATAAGCACTCCCCCCGAAG CTTCATACAGAAAACATGGAGCTGCGAGGGCAGCGAAAAAGGGAGCTGTTGCGTCATTAGTTAGATCAATAACTCCATTTTCCATTAATTCACCTCATACTGGTATACAGTATTATTCTGATAATGTCACTAAAATCCCTACCGCGGCCATTACGTTAGAAGACGCAGATTTGATAAATAGATTTGTTACGGACAACGAACAATGCAACTTAGAAAGCTGGTAA